A window of the Lactuca sativa cultivar Salinas chromosome 5, Lsat_Salinas_v11, whole genome shotgun sequence genome harbors these coding sequences:
- the LOC111887571 gene encoding uncharacterized protein LOC111887571 gives MGIFLVFFPEEQHFNSSTPSSTTSSLSPFKSPKINAFLKRTNSSHIFTRAQSTISVCALLIFLTFLLFTLSSFEPNNDFISSHNLHQYRRYLSQNHPKFHTKRIWNPPALQGLGTLYTRGTMAMNELVICHVSDSVTKKELKLFLRSYHRSGLASKSDLLFVFNSISTIDSFDDVIRDENDLFLKLVHRYKSELGNGSKAVDFPASFDVTRFVKSGNEADKGESIWGRKIKSNNSSFSNGDNGTELTRMCYGSVVGFGIGELDPENSLSGFLDHVPMNLRRWASYPMILGRVRRKFKHIMLVDVKELLLLGDPLARVKNHTPESIFLSSTPTPKHSRKNNKPHRKTINPALIIGGERGVRRLSAAILTEIVRSTTRQRHNKKNSITESTLLSQLAANEFLQKSIHFVSSPESISEPSSLSGVALANMTVVRRGNSNLDIGAVITKHICSFSIDSSVYKDC, from the coding sequence ATGGGTATTTTCTTGGTTTTTTTCCCTGAAGAACAACACTTCAATTCTTCAACACCTtcatcaacaacatcatcactATCACCATTTAAATCTCCTAAAATTAACGCCTTTCTCAAACGCACGAATTCCAGTCATATCTTCACCAGAGCTCAATCCACCATCTCCGTTTGTGCTCTGTTAATCTTCCTCACTTTCCTTCTCTTCACTCTCTCATCTTTTGAGCCCAACAACGATTTCATCTCCTCTCATAATCTTCATCAATATCGCCGGTATCTCTCTCAGAATCACCCCAAGTTTCACACGAAACGAATATGGAACCCACCGGCGTTACAAGGGCTAGGTACTCTGTATACACGAGGCACGATGGCCATGAATGAGCTCGTAATCTGTCACGTTTCTGACTCCGTAACGAAGAAAGAACTAAAATTGTTCTTACGAAGCTACCACAGGTCTGGTTTAGCTTCAAAATCGGACCTTTTGTTTGTATTCAATTCCATTTCGACGATAGATTCTTTCGATGATGTAATTCGGGACGAGAATGATTTGTTCCTGAAACTGGTTCACCGGTACAAATCAGAATTGGGAAATGGGAGTAAAGCTGTCGACTTTCCGGCGAGTTTCGACGTGACCCGGTTTGTGAAATCCGGCAACGAGGCAGATAAAGGAGAATCCATCTGGGGTCGGAAAATTAAGAGTAATAATTCGAGTTTCAGCAAtggtgataatggaaccgagttgaCTCGGATGTGTTATGGATCGGTTGTGGGTTTTGGCATTGGCGAGCTTGACCCTGAAAACTCGTTATCCGGGTTTTTAGACCACGTTCCGATGAATCTGAGAAGATGGGCTTCTTACCCGATGATTTTGGGTCGGGTTCGCCGGAAATTCAAGCACATAATGCTCGTCGACGTTAAGGAGCTTTTACTACTCGGAGACCCACTCGCCCGGGTCAAAAACCATACTCCCGAGTCGATTTTCCTCTCATCAACGCCAACACCAAAACACAGCCGGAAAAACAACAAACCCCACCGGAAAACCATAAATCCGGCGTTGATAATAGGCGGAGAACGCGGTGTCCGACGGTTATCCGCCGCAATACTGACGGAGATCGTCCGATCAACAACGCGTCAGCGCCACAACAAGAAGAATTCAATCACGGAATCGACGCTTTTGAGTCAACTCGCCGCAAACGAGTTCTTGCAGAAAAGCATACATTTTGTGTCATCACCCGAGTCAATATCGGAGCCGAGTTCACTCAGTGGAGTGGCATTAGCAAATATGACAGTGGTGCGGCGTGGAAATAGCAATTTAGATATTGGAGCAGTTATTACGAAGCATATCTGTTCATTTTCAATAGATTCCTCGGTGTACAAGGATTGTTGA